The Spinacia oleracea cultivar Varoflay chromosome 2, BTI_SOV_V1, whole genome shotgun sequence DNA segment GCATTCCCGTCTGAATATCCTTCGCAGAAAAATTAAAATGGTCAAACTCAACTGAAACTCCACAGTGGAGTATTTATACAAACTAAACTAGGTCATGTGAATGCACGGATATTCGAAActtattatttgaccatctttttcataaaatatttatCTCTTAAAGCTAATGAATAATTAATGAGTCTTTAACGTACtcatttattcatctaatatattttataatatttaatattaggAATTGAAGTAtaataatttgaccaaaatattcaaTGTATTCTTAATACGTTGATTTGACCAAAATGTtgattatatatatactagattttagcctgtgcgatgcacggattctattaaattgttatgcttaaataaactcatatgtatataccaattttatatattagattagattagtttttgattttgcattgaatttcattttaaatttatttttttaattatgagagtgtatgtttttggatgaaattgtttATGCGTagtattattaaaaaatatctacgtggcgcttaattatttatctacgtgaaaCTCTactttttttcaattcaaaattaattttgaaatcttatttttcattggcagaaaccattagatttcatatgtggcgctctaatattggattaatatttGCTTTAAATTGaatcttatttattttattttatgtgtttgattttaaatgaattttattttagatttattttttaattattagagtatttgattttagatggagttgtatatattagtaattaattaattaaaatatctacgtggcacctaattaattatctacgtggcaatcgaatttttaattcaaaaatatattagaaatcttatttttcattggccgaaaccattagtaatcctacgtggagctctaataattcaacaaatatGTATcctttatatatttatattagaTATTAGATTATTTTATTGATATGATTTTTTTActcaaatattaccaaaattgtcTAATCTATtaatatatactaaaagagacaccaggaatgacacgtgtcaattcctggtgcgattttttcccgccaaaaaccactttccaaaaaaaaatgcatctgttttattttatttttattctctacttttttttataaactatgtatggaaaaaaatttagtttataaattatggcaataatagatacaacgtaataataattattctaaattggtaatatttaatcaaatcgctatattaataatggaaaatatattactcaatattttggtcaaagtaccatattagcattttaaatatgcatattagatgaataaatttaaacgaatatgttaaaaatgttataactatgcagtagtttgggagatattcaattaaatttttgtgaaaaaaaatgatcaaaatccgtgcgtgcacgggatctaatctagtattgatatattctactccctccgttcctaaataagtgtcacttattggaaacgacacgGACCTTAATAAAATTGTGAAGTGTGTAAGATgtaatgattgagaatgtttttgttttgggaaaggaaaaattagataattatttattgataatgtacaaataaaagtgaatgtggggattgaaaagtgaaaaagtgtagaatgtgtaagtaaaagtaatcatgatttatagaaaagtgagaaaagtgtatggaaaagtgtaTGGAATAGTGGGAAAAATatatgttcaaaaatagaaaagtgacacttataagggaacgccaaaaatggaaaagtgacacttatttaggaacggagggagtataacactataattttttccatacatagactattcatacaaaaaaaaaatagatatgATATTTTAGGAAAGAGGtttttgaaaggaaaatttTACACCATGAAATGACATGAGAATATTTACTCAccaaatataaaatattatgtacataataaaatattatgtaaTATATTCTAACATTTCACGTTGTAAGGGTTATGGGCTTATGGGCCTTGCGGCGGTAACAATAGTCAATAGGTAGGGAAGAAGAATTGTGTTATCGGGTTGGAATTCCGCATACGAGTTGATTCAGCGCGAATTAACGAACAAGGCATATCAAGCTTATCTTGATGTAGTacactcaatattttaaaaaaatcttgttcagggaaaaaaaaaaaaagcttatCTTGATGTAGTACACTCAATATTAAAATGGGTAAatgaatctctattatataagagAAGTGTCGACTGACGAGGGTAATTTCGTAATCatacttttggtgtcccctgtGAAAAAGACAATGATATCATCGGTtaattcacaatttaattaattaatgcccCTATTAATTACAAAATTTAAATTGCTACTCCATTAATTATAAAATGCAATATAAAAGGCAAAAGGAGTGTTTAAGACTTTAAGTTGATAATCAATCTCTTATAATTAcgttaaattattaaaaaaagctAGTGGGAATATTAGTTAATTACGGAATTAttatcgttttattttttaagtttcAATTTATGCATCACTTGCGTTAGTTTTCAAACTATGATCATGCATAATTGTCTCTATAAATTTGGTGGATCTCAATATATCGTTTCGGTTTTTAAGTTTTTAACTTACACCTTTTGTTGCTATAGATCTTTCATACCATTTTCTTAACTATtcgattagttttttttttacgaaGTCTTGAAATAGGTATTAAGAAATTGGTTAAGATGCTttcaaaagaagaagaaaaaaaaaaagaggtaaTCATTTTACGAtagtaaatattaatttctcaaTATCGGTCTACATGCATTCTAAAAATTCACGCACGCATTGCGTGCATAAAAGACTAGTACTCTATATTAGTACGAGGCCGGGGTAACAAGAAATACGAGATTACGACTTTACGAGTATTTAGTAGAAAGTGAACTACTCCGTAATAATATAACTAGCATTTTGACCCATGCAATGCACGGGGGAATTCTATATATAAAGTGTGAAAATTTTCATCGCTCGACATACAATTTGTAGGTAtcataaaatataaatttttatggTACATTCATAAATATCTGGTTAGTGtaagatttaaataaataaataaaaactttatgtTTATTAATCTTTTTCTACTTTAAGGTTAGTTATTATAAAATCAGCCTAAACAAAATTCAAGAGTAACGATCAACTGCAGTGATAACGTGATATACAATTTAATTTCTTCTAACATAGAAATAAAAAATgattattatttaaaataataaaaacaaataggaaaaattaaggcatattaattgaaaatgtggaaaatacataaaataaagCTAGGCATCTTACCTCCGATGTATGTTGATATAGATATATTTGATCGTgtgaataatattaaaaaaatggaTGGTAGTCAAATTTATTTATAGGGGGACATGGGAGATGAGAGATTGATATAACTCTTACTGAAgttaagtactccgtatttaaaaAGATTATTAAGTTATAAGTACTAATGCTTATTGATCTGTGGTAATTTATTTCTATGTTTTTATTATGGGTGTCATCTGAGTTGTTTATTGTTTTCATATTCAAGGGTATCTTTTGAGTTGTCACAATTTTAATGCAAGTCCTAATATTGAATAACATTTTAATGaattaatcaattaaaaaaaagaaaattaagggGAAAAGATGGAGATGATGGGGAAGTGGATACACGATCACATATTACACATATCACTATGATGtgagtttttaaatactaggtataaatTAGGTCAGATGAAAACGAGGAACTATATTCCAATCTCAGATATGTTTTTTCgaccaaaataagttcaaatatggTACCCATAAGTTCAATTAGCGTACTCATAAGTTCAAATATGATactcatatacgaagtataagttACATATGGTACTTAGAAGTTCAAAATGGTAATCAGAAGCTCAAAAATGGTATTCATTTCTCAAATAAGgtacaaattttttttaaaaataatggtGTAACTATCACCGTGCCCTCAGTTATATATTTGAAGGTACATATCTGATATGGTCTCTCCGCCCTCGATGAAAACAGATTAAAGAGGAATTAAGAAAGGAAGATACCGCAGGATGTAAAAACCAAGCTGTAAACTGTGAAAGAATGATGAGTGTCACTCACTAACCACAAATAACGGTATTGTACTGTCTTTTCAGTTttcaggagagagaaagtcaGACAGATTTGTCAAACCTTAGCCTTTCCGATTTTAATTCttcataaaatacataaaatccAGCTCCCTTTTCCCTTTTCCCTTCTCCcttctcctttctttctttttttttttttttttttcatgggGTAATGTTTGATTGACATAAAAAATAGGGAGTATGACtctctttatttttttgggaaaaGAAAATATGACTTTTTAAGAAGTACTCACTCCGTCTCTTAATACCCGACCTGTTTTGACCCCGgacatgttaatcaatgcataATTTTGATCATTAATTTTttcaactacatattataaaaacttataaaaatattaatattttgaaaatatatattaatatgaagcaaacaatatattatatatatactaacatttgttttcatatatatatatactagaaataaaataaggttagagtgaattatgtgaatagtgcaaaaagtcaaaccggacgagtattaagggatggaAGGAGTAAAATATTAGagtattgtttggttgacaaaaaCAAGGGAAGTCACACTTTGTCTACTTCCTACAAAATAGAGGAAGTTGCTTACATATGTTCCCCCTAAGTAAGTGGAACTTCCCATGAGAATTTATTTCTGGGCCATATTTAACCAAACAATATCACCCATTTCCTAGAAAATGCTTATGCATGAAAAAAAGCTTCTTCCTAGGAAGTTCTATTTCCCACATTCAACCAAACGAcccataatattttattttatttccaaaatctGATTTTCCATTCATTTGTCGGCTAACTGGGTTGATTCTGGGCAAAAATTGATTTTGGCACaatatttgtttgatttttgcaGATCCACTATAGGAATATAGAAAACTGTGTTTTACTCACATGAGGTATTGTCCGTCAAGACTCATTGCTTCAAAACAAATGATCAACCCAAAACGAGGTCGATCAAGAATTCGATCTGTTATTTGCTTTAGTATTAATACAAAGTAGAGAGAATAAGAGTATTACAGAGTATTTTTCAACGATTAATCATCTACTCCcaagtacggagtactccgtactgTCTtcctaatgttctttttctttttacacATTTTAAATTTATCGGCCTTAGATTTTAAATCCAGTACAAATGTTGAAATATACTACACGCatcggtttgactttttgcactattcacataattcactttgaccctattttatttctagtatatgaaaacaaaagttaacatataatatattgttggcttcatgcCTTCATTTtgacatatattttcagaatattaatatttcataagtttttataatatgtagttaaagatattggtagTTAAAATTGTACATTGATAAACGTATCGACTCGAACCGGTGCGTGTAttatgggacagagggagtacaataAAGTGGAGAGATACAtcataaataaattttataCAAATGACAAAAATAGATACATTTTGAATGTTCAAATtacaaatcaaaagaaaatataataaaaaataattattattgagGCAAGGAAGAAGTCTCCTCAATCCATTCCAAGCTAGGTTCACTCCAAGACCTTGGCCTAAATCCTAATTGAAAGAATAAGACCATTTCAAGTGCTTCAAAAACCTTATTTTGATCTAAAATTGTATTCCAAATTCCACTTACTATGCAATAGTTACCATTGTAAGGAGCACGGTGATGGGCAGCATGTTCGAACCGTGACACTAACACCCCTAAATCTTGTAACGTTACTACTATTGGGGGTAGCTTGCTCTTCGTTGAGTGAGACCATGCATGAAATTGTTGGCTAAACATGATACAACCCGAGAACGATCCGACAAACGCTAGTAGGGTCGGGTCATTGAGGACGAGGTTAATGGGTAGTACCGTGAAAGTTATTACCCGGGCTAATGCATGGAGGTTGTTAGCAAATTGGCGTTTTGTTATGGTCCATGGCCATTTGTGGTGCCCTTGGAAAGCATCAATTTGTCCCCCAAATAATGGGGTTGTTGCATCCCCATAGTTGTCAATTCCCCAATGGTAGACTCCAGACCCGAGATCAGCCAATGCATACCCGACTAGCCCAGCTAAGATGGGCTCGGCCCAAATATGGGAATCCGTTGAGGCAACTATGGACTTGGCTAGAGAAACTAGCAAAGTAGTGCACCCACTAGCTAACCAAGCTCGATGCTCCCATGTGGATTTTAACTCTGGATCATCGGGCTTAGGCCCTTTAGGGGTTGGAGGTTTAGCCGGTGTAGGTTTGGTAGAACTTGGTTTTACTACTATACGGGTTAAACCGGGGTTTGGTTTAACCGGGGTGGCGGCGGCGCAACGAACCCGAATGGGAATAACGCGGATAATTCGGTATCTTTTAGTAGCATATTGGTGTGATGATTTTAAGAGGCTATTTTGTTGTGGTAGGATTGACATTGGACATTTAGGTAGCAATTTTACAAGGGTGCGTAAGGGAATATATATAAGAGGATGGTACCTTGTACAAGTGGACAATATATTTTGTACATACATAGAagcaaaatttattttattattaaaataaataaatgtggTTGTAATTGAGGAGAATTGATTTGTGGTAGCTAAGAAGATAGAAGAGATAGTGGTATGGATTAGGGATGCGTGGGACTATTTGGATGTTTTATAAAACTTTTTGGGAGGTGAATTAAGAGTCACTCATTCCTTGAGGTTAGTCATGATCATGAGTCAATATAAGCTCgtccttaattaattattagtaTTTCATGCGTTTCAGATTAATCGTAATATACTCGTatcgttttgactggacacgcttgtcaatgcacaactttgaccatcaatatctttaactacatattataaaaacttataaattttttaatattttgaaaaaatataataagattAAGCTAACAATATAATATatattagaaataaaatagggtaaaagtgaattatgtgaataatgcAAGTCAAAACggagcgagtattaagggacagagggagtaatttatttattattttcatttctGTGTAGTTGCTACACTTGTTTTATGTACGTAGTAATAGGAAATAACCCATCTTTGTCATGCTAGACTTCCAACGGAGTACCATTTTGTACTACTCCTAAAATGTCCTGCACAGTTTTATAACCACTTATTTTAGGGGATGGCTTtggggaaaaaaaatgaaaataggaATTGAGAATTGGGCCTTGAAGGCGGGCCTCCGGTAGCCCCCTTGCTCCTAACCAAAATAAATGAACATTTACCCGGGTATAGTCAAAGCTGGCTgtaaatttttggctatacccgggtacagtcAAAGCTGgttgtacccccatccaaaacgatgtcgttttgtgttgtttaaaatgaacattaatatatttgatagttcagtaggaacacttgacaagagggggggtgaattgtttcttgggaacttgagtaagtttcttgcggaatttaaacaataaagagactgagaacaatgagcgaagaaagatataaaacggaggaaccttcttgaccctaatcaagaagaacctcactactcttttgtattaatgcaataactctattacaaatacactctttaactcgagttcct contains these protein-coding regions:
- the LOC110782171 gene encoding fatty acid desaturase 4, chloroplastic, producing MSILPQQNSLLKSSHQYATKRYRIIRVIPIRVRCAAATPVKPNPGLTRIVVKPSSTKPTPAKPPTPKGPKPDDPELKSTWEHRAWLASGCTTLLVSLAKSIVASTDSHIWAEPILAGLVGYALADLGSGVYHWGIDNYGDATTPLFGGQIDAFQGHHKWPWTITKRQFANNLHALARVITFTVLPINLVLNDPTLLAFVGSFSGCIMFSQQFHAWSHSTKSKLPPIVVTLQDLGVLVSRFEHAAHHRAPYNGNYCIVSGIWNTILDQNKVFEALEMVLFFQLGFRPRSWSEPSLEWIEETSSLPQ